CCCTTGCGTCCAATGCAGCCGCCAAGGTGGAAAAATAACTTTGCAGCAACTGTCGATTGCGCTCCTGTCTCATCTCAAGCCGATTAATCATCATATTGAATCCGGAGATGAGTGCAGAAAATTCATCCGCGTAGAGATCAGGCGTTCTTCTGCCGAGGTCTCCCTCTTGAATTCGGTTCATCTCCTCCGTCAGCTCCGCAACTGGACCGCGAACATCCCGAATCAGCAGCCAGCTTCCCACAAGGGCGAAGCCCCCGCCCAGCACAACGATAAGAATGGCCCACAGAGTATACTCTTTCGCAAACTCGCTATCCATATATTGAAGACGGATCGATGTAGCCAAGAAGAACAGAAATAATGGAAATAAACCGATCAGCGCCGTACTCAGCTGAAATTTACGCTGAATGGACACCAGAACACGTCCTCCGAGAGAGGGCTCCATACCATGCTGTTCTTTACCTCTGCGGCGAACTTCCAGCAGCAGCGGTCTCACGGTTCGAACCGTCAGAAAATATTCAATCAGGGCATGCATCACGGCAATCAATAAGGCACACGCAGCTGCAACGGCTACGTAGCCATAAGGAAACTCCAGCCATCCCGTGGAGATCATCCATAATGTCAATCCGGCAGCAGGCAGGGAAAAACCAAGCATATGCGGACCCAAAATACGATAAATCGTTTGTCCCGGAAACCGGTGAATCCTTTCATACATCTTCGTCAGTTCGGACTCTTCATGATGTTCGGCGGAAAAGAATTGCCGAATGGGGCCAAGTTGTGCCCAGAGCGTAATCAGTTCAGCAACAAGCATGAACAATAGTGAAATCAACACAATGAAAATGAGGCGTACAAATTGAATATTCGGTATTTGTAAGGTAGACACCATAACCACTGTACCTACCACAAAAACAGCCGCCATCGAACCGATAAGATAATTTCGTATCAGACGAAAGATAAATGAACGGTATACTTCCACCCCAACCCCTCACTCTCTAGGTGTAAACCAGTTCTCCCCATTGATGCCACAGAGGGAGATCAAGGGTACAGCCTCCTATTTGTTATCGGTCATTCGGACTTAAAAAATTAATTCATTTCACGGACGGGAAACCCCCATACTGGAATTAACTATGAATCGCTCATCTGCTTATATGTACGCGTACAACCATACAAAAAAGACTGCCTCCCGTAGGAAACAGCCTGATATGGCAAAACATTTCTTATCCTTTAATCTTGGCAGCCAGAATCATTGTACCACGCGGCTCATCACCCATCGCATCCGGTTCAAGTGTGATCGCGACCGTGTCGTAGTCATTGACAGAGTCTAACGTGTAGTATACTGCTCCCGTTCCATTATGGCTCAGGAAGGTCCCCGCATTCTGAGGTGTATCACCCTTGATCAGCCACACCTGGAACGCCTCTTTGCCTTCCAGCGTAGGCAGGTTCTCCGCCTGTACGACCAGGTGAGTGCCTTTGCTGTCAATAACGATAGTAGCCAGTCCTTGGGCCACAATGTCCTGTGTCGCAGGACTAAGCTTGACGGCTTCGCCTGTCTGCATTCCCTGTGCAGGCTGCAGGGATGAAGCAAGCTGCTCTTGCAGCTGCGCATTCTGCGCCTGCGCCTGAGCAAGCTGCTCTTCCACTGTTGATGAGCCCGCAGCTTGCTGCTTCAGCGAATCGACCTGGCCTTGCAGCTGCCCGGCGTAGATGCCGAGCACAAGCGCCGCTGCCGCGAGGGCTGCGCTCGCTATGCGCCAGGCGCGGCTGCTGCGCGCACGCGCGCGCCCTTGAGGCTGCCACGGCTGTGCCTGTGCAGCCTCTTCTGCCCGGGCTGCAGGCACCGCCGTCTCCGGCGGCAAGCCTTGCCCGGGCTGCG
Above is a window of Paenibacillus sp. E222 DNA encoding:
- a CDS encoding HD domain-containing phosphohydrolase, producing MEVYRSFIFRLIRNYLIGSMAAVFVVGTVVMVSTLQIPNIQFVRLIFIVLISLLFMLVAELITLWAQLGPIRQFFSAEHHEESELTKMYERIHRFPGQTIYRILGPHMLGFSLPAAGLTLWMISTGWLEFPYGYVAVAAACALLIAVMHALIEYFLTVRTVRPLLLEVRRRGKEQHGMEPSLGGRVLVSIQRKFQLSTALIGLFPLFLFFLATSIRLQYMDSEFAKEYTLWAILIVVLGGGFALVGSWLLIRDVRGPVAELTEEMNRIQEGDLGRRTPDLYADEFSALISGFNMMINRLEMRQERNRQLLQSYFSTLAAALDARDKYTAGHSMRVAEYSLMIGKLSGMNEEQADLLYKSALLHDIGKIGIPDEVLLKDGKLTDEEFAIIRTHPVLGESILLQIEPIDAMADFLPGVRSHHERYDGKGYPDGIAGEEIPLFGRIIAVADAFDAMTSDRPYRNGMSHEKALSILEQGKGTQWDPYFASLFIDEWRRQQHLQKSSERGVS
- a CDS encoding anti-sigma factor; the encoded protein is MIERHEEWSDLAPVYVLGGLEAEEVAAFEAHLAHCESCRQEVRELQEVTGFLPLAAEPVAPPPGMRARVLGNVLGHAQESAEAKPAAAPAQPEAPAVLQEDLAPQHEAAQPGQGLPPETAVPAARAEEAAQAQPWQPQGRARARSSRAWRIASAALAAAALVLGIYAGQLQGQVDSLKQQAAGSSTVEEQLAQAQAQNAQLQEQLASSLQPAQGMQTGEAVKLSPATQDIVAQGLATIVIDSKGTHLVVQAENLPTLEGKEAFQVWLIKGDTPQNAGTFLSHNGTGAVYYTLDSVNDYDTVAITLEPDAMGDEPRGTMILAAKIKG